From a region of the Halorubrum sp. BV1 genome:
- a CDS encoding SHOCT domain-containing protein yields the protein MTGGTVDDVERTEEQPTNTAGLGATAGLAGMSGMGAMGGTGAMGGTGAMGGMGGMWLTTLPVVLLTVAALLVIAYVAVRRLSAGDDGEGATATPKEDPIERLKRRYAEGELSEAEFERALDRELDGETTTSSAGGSDIDIGDGGETIPARSEQRADR from the coding sequence ATGACTGGTGGGACTGTCGATGACGTCGAACGCACTGAAGAACAGCCCACCAACACAGCGGGACTCGGCGCGACGGCCGGCCTCGCCGGAATGAGCGGTATGGGCGCTATGGGTGGAACGGGCGCTATGGGTGGAACGGGCGCTATGGGTGGAATGGGGGGAATGTGGTTGACGACGCTCCCGGTGGTGTTGCTGACGGTCGCGGCGCTCCTCGTGATCGCGTACGTCGCCGTTCGACGACTTTCGGCCGGCGACGACGGAGAGGGTGCGACGGCGACACCGAAGGAGGACCCGATCGAGCGCCTCAAGCGGCGGTACGCCGAGGGAGAACTCTCCGAGGCGGAGTTCGAGCGCGCGCTGGATCGGGAACTGGACGGCGAGACGACGACGAGCAGTGCCGGCGGCAGCGATATCGACATCGGAGACGGCGGCGAGACGATACCCGCGCGGTCGGAGCAGCGCGCGGATCGCTGA
- a CDS encoding CheF family chemotaxis protein — translation MEESVVADFVGRVHATDFGSGDPVSGRVLLSQRRLVLATDGGKATIPLSSVFDIVVGTVPGDLRSFFKDSVTVAYEQNGARKSALVEGEPEDMERFTRLLFTALLRNVTVTVRHPAQIGGRVTDAEDHTASVSLSSGAIGFTNCPEPFQVDLSTVIDYERTDRTLGGTRRPALVFRHVPDTQTVTSIATVPNGRTLNILGRYIKLEYEEVKEDVESFDPTEEQLEILVSIYSAGGEANVADVVTGDVAQTSMILETLREESLVVDGESGAALTRKGKMIVTSYLESVNS, via the coding sequence ATGGAGGAGTCCGTCGTCGCCGACTTCGTCGGCCGCGTGCACGCCACCGACTTCGGGAGCGGCGATCCGGTGAGCGGCCGCGTCCTGCTGAGCCAGCGCCGACTCGTACTCGCGACGGACGGCGGGAAGGCGACGATCCCGCTGTCGTCCGTGTTCGACATCGTGGTCGGCACGGTGCCGGGCGATCTGCGGTCATTTTTTAAAGACAGCGTCACCGTCGCGTACGAGCAGAACGGCGCTCGAAAAAGCGCCCTCGTCGAGGGGGAACCGGAGGACATGGAGCGGTTCACGCGGCTGCTTTTCACCGCCCTGCTGCGGAACGTGACCGTCACGGTTCGCCACCCGGCGCAGATCGGCGGGCGCGTCACCGACGCCGAAGACCACACGGCGTCCGTGTCGCTGTCGTCGGGCGCGATCGGATTCACGAACTGTCCGGAACCGTTTCAGGTGGACCTCTCGACGGTCATCGACTACGAGCGCACGGACCGGACGCTCGGGGGGACGCGGCGACCGGCGCTCGTGTTCCGACACGTCCCGGACACGCAGACGGTCACGTCGATCGCGACGGTCCCGAACGGGCGGACGCTGAACATCCTGGGCCGGTACATCAAACTGGAGTACGAGGAGGTGAAAGAGGACGTCGAGTCGTTCGATCCGACGGAAGAGCAACTGGAGATACTCGTCTCGATCTACTCGGCCGGCGGCGAAGCGAACGTCGCTGACGTGGTGACTGGCGACGTGGCCCAAACGTCGATGATCTTGGAGACGCTCCGCGAGGAGTCTCTCGTCGTCGACGGAGAGTCCGGCGCCGCGCTCACCCGCAAGGGAAAGATGATCGTCACGTCGTATCTCGAGTCGGTCAACTCCTGA
- a CDS encoding glycine cleavage system aminomethyltransferase GcvT, with product MTDRQPPLHETHDARGAKFTDFGGWEMPVEFDSIREEHAAVRESVGVFDVSHMGEIEVSGPDAAALLDRLTTNDVTALDPGDSQYAAITNEEGVMLDDTVVYRLPDGIEAGTAASALVDLGADPDADPDADIALDGTSGDPAYLFVPNAGHDDRMYDRWVAHRDEWGLDATVANATDDWAMLAVQGPDAAAALDDATDGGAATGLSKFEATAAAVAGAPSWVARTGYTGEDGFEIMCPAADAAAVWEAFVGEDAADGPAQPCGLGARDTLRMEMGYLLSGQDFDPEREPRTPYEADIGFVVDLDTEFVGRDALAAQREAGVDERFVGVRLLDRGVPRGGYAVTDGDLTRIGQLTSGTMSPTLDEPIGLGYLHESFIEAGAEVSVVVRGDEKRAEIVVPPFLDR from the coding sequence ATGACGGACCGACAGCCGCCCCTCCACGAGACGCACGACGCGCGCGGCGCGAAGTTCACTGATTTCGGCGGGTGGGAGATGCCCGTCGAGTTCGACTCGATCCGCGAGGAACACGCCGCGGTGCGGGAGTCGGTCGGCGTCTTCGATGTCTCGCACATGGGCGAGATCGAGGTGTCGGGACCGGACGCGGCCGCCCTGCTCGACCGCCTGACGACGAACGACGTGACCGCGCTCGACCCCGGCGACTCGCAGTACGCCGCGATCACGAACGAAGAGGGAGTCATGCTCGACGACACGGTCGTCTACCGGCTCCCCGACGGTATCGAGGCGGGGACCGCCGCCTCGGCGCTCGTCGACCTCGGTGCGGATCCCGACGCCGACCCCGACGCGGACATCGCCCTCGACGGCACCTCCGGCGATCCCGCGTACCTCTTCGTGCCGAACGCGGGCCACGACGACCGGATGTACGACCGCTGGGTCGCCCACCGCGACGAGTGGGGGCTTGACGCGACCGTCGCGAACGCGACCGACGACTGGGCCATGCTCGCGGTGCAGGGGCCGGACGCGGCGGCCGCGCTCGACGACGCGACCGACGGCGGCGCGGCCACGGGCCTCTCGAAGTTCGAGGCGACGGCGGCGGCGGTCGCCGGCGCGCCGAGTTGGGTCGCCCGAACCGGCTACACCGGCGAGGACGGCTTCGAGATAATGTGTCCGGCCGCCGACGCCGCGGCGGTCTGGGAGGCGTTCGTCGGTGAGGACGCCGCCGACGGACCCGCACAGCCGTGCGGGCTCGGCGCGCGCGATACTCTCCGGATGGAGATGGGGTACCTGCTCTCCGGGCAGGACTTCGACCCCGAACGCGAGCCGCGGACGCCCTACGAGGCCGACATCGGCTTCGTCGTCGACCTCGACACGGAGTTCGTCGGCCGCGACGCGCTCGCGGCACAGCGCGAAGCGGGCGTCGACGAGCGGTTCGTCGGGGTGCGTCTCCTCGACCGCGGCGTTCCGCGCGGCGGCTACGCGGTTACCGACGGCGACCTCACCCGAATCGGACAGCTGACCTCCGGCACGATGAGCCCGACGCTCGACGAGCCGATCGGTCTGGGCTACCTCCACGAGAGCTTCATCGAGGCGGGAGCGGAGGTGAGCGTCGTCGTCCGCGGCGACGAGAAGCGCGCCGAGATAGTCGTCCCGCCCTTCCTCGACCGGTAG
- the purS gene encoding phosphoribosylformylglycinamidine synthase subunit PurS — MTAYTATVTVRLKRGVLDPEAETTQKALERLGFELSDLRSADRFEVDLDAADADEAAERAGEMAERLLANPTIHDYDVAVAER; from the coding sequence ATGACGGCATACACCGCGACGGTGACGGTGCGGCTGAAGCGGGGCGTCCTCGACCCGGAGGCGGAGACGACCCAAAAGGCCCTCGAACGCCTCGGTTTCGAGCTGTCGGACCTCCGGTCGGCCGACCGCTTCGAGGTCGATTTAGACGCCGCCGACGCCGACGAGGCGGCCGAGCGCGCCGGCGAGATGGCCGAGCGGCTGCTCGCGAACCCGACGATCCACGACTACGACGTCGCGGTCGCGGAGCGATGA
- a CDS encoding right-handed parallel beta-helix repeat-containing protein translates to MRDTRLRWTAAILVGVALLGGVTAAPASAAPPDVTFVESAIETDTAWTPADGPYRIARSVEIEPGATLTVEPGTEVQFAEGVTLTVSGSLRADGTAARPVTIGRTAGAAPDRRWGSLRYNGTDDSRLALHNTTLRGGTTGIAAASDAGEIRLVDSTLRDFTTAGVGVTDATRTAPRIAVVRSTVRDVAGHALAVTPSDGATERVELTAANPRRAETTRNTLSLDPGVGVSMDALRLRYPADAAVQGVGADTVGRIGLDTDRDGEIDRSLGGAVAGVSVDDRQVEIALSRTVRVSSRDRLLVEYDGVVNPSTRGVYPVDVRPLDGGVPQLSDGARAAYVVGEDVEPYASEPSAQTRVSSLTVAESALRDVEGAGIFAAADTVTGIRVTETRMTGVGGDGVAVRGAQSELRVRNTDLRVTDAGVQVDARTQTSVHAVGNRVTQSTSGIRIRQSERRERVSTQVTLRSNVLSENARSGVDIRSTTSQGDLHVVNNTARGNGRDGLHIGTWAVRTGEIAGNDVRGNGDDGIAVESSVVTDLAVSDNDVVGSDGAGIAVRTRGGAHDLTITDNTVADGGGHGVAVTTDLLIDAVDVAGNRLANNAGAGLFVSSPITHNGTLDVTENVVAANAYGVATRGVVDATIARNDIVFNTNAHAEPVAIDGADPGTGVYVAEGDRGAILDTNGFAGEFEDRVANQRVRRQITFVRFWSEDTVVVLRTDGVSHTRAAETGALDVRRVIDALPTAIGLTDGASASAGVAVVDNDIYGQRRGLTVDVEPLIAANATARFVTDAVRTVDAESNYWGDNTGPYHASILPEGDGDTVVTAAGWVDVVPFSETPSGRRYVRPTPRLDAPERAAPSTRFEVSGAGSTIGTGRIGRYHFFTDGTATDPQTAPTRRLVMPDDRLTVGLGVESELGIDSASTATAEVAVATTGTAPPDESSTSSPESLLSALGSPLGVLGAITYVLALLFGGHGLVRTFERRRPLLDGRTVQALALAGVVVWLVAGVLGSPPLVTLGVVAAVLWAGLTGVSFLVVRQFFAQ, encoded by the coding sequence GTGCGCGATACTCGACTCCGATGGACGGCGGCGATACTCGTGGGCGTCGCCCTCCTCGGAGGCGTCACGGCCGCGCCGGCCAGCGCCGCGCCCCCGGACGTTACCTTCGTCGAGTCGGCGATCGAAACCGACACGGCCTGGACGCCCGCGGACGGGCCGTACCGGATCGCTCGCTCCGTGGAAATCGAACCGGGCGCGACGCTCACGGTCGAACCGGGGACCGAGGTGCAGTTCGCGGAAGGCGTCACGCTCACCGTCAGCGGGTCGCTGCGGGCCGACGGCACGGCCGCCCGTCCGGTGACCATCGGGCGGACTGCGGGGGCGGCTCCGGACCGCCGGTGGGGCAGCCTCCGCTACAACGGGACGGACGACTCACGGCTCGCACTTCACAACACCACGCTTCGGGGCGGCACCACCGGAATCGCCGCCGCGAGCGACGCGGGCGAGATCCGTCTCGTCGACTCCACGCTTCGGGACTTCACGACGGCGGGCGTCGGCGTCACGGACGCGACGCGTACCGCTCCGCGGATCGCCGTCGTTCGGTCGACGGTCCGCGACGTCGCCGGACACGCGCTCGCCGTGACTCCGTCAGACGGGGCGACGGAGCGCGTCGAACTCACCGCAGCCAACCCGAGACGGGCGGAGACGACGCGGAACACGCTCTCGCTCGATCCGGGTGTCGGAGTCTCGATGGACGCGCTCCGACTGCGGTATCCCGCCGACGCCGCAGTGCAGGGTGTCGGTGCCGATACGGTCGGGCGTATCGGTCTCGATACGGACCGCGACGGCGAGATCGACCGGTCGCTCGGCGGGGCGGTCGCGGGCGTTTCGGTCGACGACCGACAGGTTGAGATCGCGCTCTCGCGGACGGTCCGCGTCTCCAGCCGCGACCGGCTCCTCGTCGAGTACGACGGCGTCGTCAACCCGAGCACGCGAGGCGTGTATCCCGTCGACGTGCGTCCGCTCGACGGCGGCGTCCCGCAGCTCTCCGACGGCGCACGGGCGGCGTACGTGGTCGGCGAGGACGTGGAACCCTACGCGTCCGAACCGAGCGCGCAGACGCGCGTCAGTAGTCTCACCGTCGCCGAGTCCGCGCTCCGAGACGTCGAGGGTGCGGGGATCTTCGCCGCCGCCGACACGGTCACGGGAATACGGGTCACCGAGACGCGGATGACCGGCGTCGGCGGCGACGGCGTCGCCGTTCGGGGCGCACAGAGCGAGCTTCGCGTCCGCAACACGGATCTTCGCGTCACCGACGCGGGCGTTCAGGTCGACGCCCGCACGCAGACGTCGGTCCACGCGGTCGGCAACCGGGTGACCCAGTCGACGAGCGGGATTCGGATACGACAGTCCGAGCGCCGCGAGCGCGTGTCGACGCAGGTGACACTCCGGTCGAACGTCCTCTCAGAGAATGCTCGCAGCGGCGTCGACATACGTTCGACGACGAGTCAGGGCGACCTCCACGTCGTGAACAACACCGCCCGCGGGAACGGACGCGACGGGCTCCACATCGGCACGTGGGCCGTCCGTACGGGCGAGATCGCGGGCAACGACGTGCGGGGCAACGGCGACGACGGGATCGCGGTCGAGAGCAGCGTCGTGACCGACCTCGCGGTGTCGGACAACGACGTCGTCGGGAGCGACGGAGCGGGCATCGCCGTCCGGACGCGCGGCGGGGCACACGACCTCACCATCACCGACAACACCGTCGCCGACGGCGGGGGCCACGGCGTCGCCGTGACGACCGATCTGCTGATCGACGCGGTCGACGTGGCGGGCAACCGCCTCGCGAACAACGCCGGTGCCGGCCTCTTCGTGTCGAGTCCGATCACCCACAACGGGACGCTCGACGTGACCGAGAACGTCGTCGCCGCGAACGCCTACGGGGTCGCGACACGCGGCGTGGTCGACGCCACGATCGCTCGCAACGACATCGTGTTCAACACCAACGCTCACGCCGAGCCGGTCGCGATCGACGGCGCGGACCCCGGCACGGGCGTCTACGTGGCCGAGGGCGACCGTGGCGCGATCCTCGACACCAACGGATTTGCGGGAGAATTCGAAGACCGCGTCGCAAACCAGCGAGTCCGTCGCCAGATCACGTTCGTGCGGTTCTGGAGCGAGGACACCGTCGTCGTGCTCCGGACCGACGGTGTCAGTCACACTCGCGCCGCAGAGACGGGTGCGCTCGACGTCCGGCGCGTCATCGACGCGCTTCCGACCGCTATCGGGCTCACCGACGGCGCGTCCGCGAGCGCGGGTGTCGCGGTCGTCGACAACGACATCTACGGCCAGCGGCGCGGTCTGACGGTCGACGTCGAGCCGCTCATCGCGGCGAACGCCACCGCTCGGTTCGTCACCGACGCGGTCCGCACCGTCGACGCGGAGTCGAACTACTGGGGCGACAACACCGGCCCCTACCACGCCTCGATCCTCCCGGAGGGAGACGGCGACACGGTCGTGACCGCGGCGGGCTGGGTCGACGTCGTCCCGTTCAGCGAGACGCCGAGCGGTCGGCGCTACGTCCGCCCGACGCCGCGGCTCGACGCGCCCGAGCGCGCGGCTCCCTCGACGCGTTTCGAGGTGTCGGGCGCGGGTTCGACGATCGGTACGGGGCGCATCGGCCGGTACCACTTCTTCACCGACGGGACGGCCACGGATCCCCAGACTGCGCCGACGCGCCGCCTCGTGATGCCCGACGACCGGCTCACGGTGGGTCTCGGGGTCGAGAGCGAACTGGGCATCGACAGCGCGTCGACGGCGACGGCCGAGGTCGCGGTGGCGACGACCGGGACGGCTCCCCCCGACGAGTCCTCGACGTCGTCGCCCGAGTCGCTCCTCTCGGCGCTCGGGTCGCCGCTGGGAGTGCTCGGTGCCATCACCTACGTCCTGGCGCTGTTGTTCGGCGGGCACGGACTGGTGCGTACGTTCGAGAGACGGCGGCCCCTGCTCGACGGCAGGACGGTTCAAGCGCTCGCGCTCGCCGGAGTGGTGGTCTGGCTCGTCGCCGGCGTGTTGGGCTCGCCGCCGCTCGTGACGCTCGGCGTCGTGGCGGCGGTGCTCTGGGCTGGGCTCACGGGCGTCTCGTTCCTCGTGGTGCGCCAGTTCTTCGCACAGTAG
- a CDS encoding S26 family signal peptidase: MNGERSGPFGPAVAVLVVALVAAAVVGAWPPLVAVESGSMAPQVERGDLVVVTATDRFPWDGVTGHAAPDAPTRLGGTGDVVAFDPPGDGLGPILHRVAFPVSAGDDWTDRADPALLEGDCADLDACPAPHDGYITYGDANGEYDQSAGIAPVVREEWIRAKAVIAVPELGWVRLAVDAAIARVGLVPTAVGFGGIAAATGGIGAVLLGRISASRRS, from the coding sequence GTGAACGGAGAGCGATCGGGACCGTTCGGTCCCGCCGTCGCGGTCCTCGTCGTCGCGCTCGTCGCGGCCGCGGTCGTCGGCGCGTGGCCCCCGCTCGTCGCCGTCGAGAGCGGCAGCATGGCCCCACAAGTCGAGCGCGGTGACCTCGTCGTGGTCACGGCGACCGACCGCTTCCCGTGGGACGGCGTCACGGGACACGCCGCTCCCGACGCGCCGACGCGGCTCGGCGGCACGGGCGACGTGGTCGCCTTCGACCCGCCCGGCGACGGCCTCGGGCCGATCCTCCACCGCGTCGCGTTCCCGGTTTCGGCCGGCGACGACTGGACGGACCGCGCCGATCCGGCGCTCCTGGAGGGCGACTGCGCCGACCTCGACGCCTGTCCCGCCCCGCACGACGGCTACATCACCTACGGCGACGCCAACGGCGAGTACGACCAGAGCGCGGGGATAGCGCCGGTCGTCCGCGAGGAGTGGATACGCGCCAAGGCGGTGATCGCCGTGCCCGAACTCGGGTGGGTCCGCCTCGCCGTCGACGCCGCCATCGCTCGCGTCGGCCTCGTTCCGACCGCAGTCGGATTCGGGGGTATCGCCGCCGCCACCGGAGGGATCGGCGCGGTGCTGCTCGGCCGGATCAGCGCGAGCCGCCGATCCTGA
- the purQ gene encoding phosphoribosylformylglycinamidine synthase I codes for MTVAVVQFGGSNCDRDAVRALAHLGIDAERVWHADGLPADTDGIVLPGGFSYGDYLRAGAMAARDPIMEAVREAAADGVPVIGICNGAQIGSESGLTPGAFTTNASARFQCEPVYLRVERADTPWTAAYDEGDVIEVPIAHGEGRFEIGEAAHDDLVADDRVLFRYCDADGETTDAANPNGSTDNIAGVLGDREHVAVLMPHPERATLPDLGRSTDGAGILKAFA; via the coding sequence GTGACGGTCGCCGTCGTCCAGTTCGGCGGCTCGAACTGCGACCGCGACGCGGTCCGCGCGCTCGCGCATCTTGGGATCGACGCCGAGCGCGTCTGGCACGCGGACGGTCTGCCCGCGGACACGGACGGAATCGTCCTCCCGGGCGGGTTCTCCTACGGCGACTATCTCCGCGCCGGTGCGATGGCCGCCCGCGACCCGATCATGGAGGCTGTCCGCGAGGCCGCCGCCGACGGCGTCCCCGTGATCGGGATCTGCAACGGCGCGCAGATCGGCTCGGAGTCCGGACTCACGCCCGGCGCATTCACCACGAACGCCTCCGCGCGCTTCCAGTGTGAGCCCGTGTACCTCAGAGTCGAGCGCGCCGACACGCCGTGGACCGCCGCCTACGACGAGGGGGACGTGATCGAGGTGCCCATCGCGCACGGCGAGGGTCGCTTCGAAATAGGCGAGGCCGCCCACGACGACCTCGTCGCCGACGACCGCGTCCTCTTCCGCTACTGCGACGCCGACGGCGAGACAACGGACGCCGCCAACCCCAACGGGTCGACGGACAACATCGCCGGCGTCCTCGGGGACAGAGAGCACGTCGCGGTCCTCATGCCGCACCCCGAACGCGCCACGCTCCCCGACCTCGGCCGGAGCACGGACGGTGCGGGAATTCTGAAAGCGTTCGCCTGA
- the ilvD gene encoding dihydroxy-acid dehydratase, which produces MSEQQSRSDEDAASRGRGDADRFAGKKDDDLRSKDVTEGAERAPHRSMFRAMGFDDEDLSSPIVGVPNPAADITPCNVHLDDVAESALDGIDAAGGMPIEFGTITISDAISMGTEGMKASLISREVIADSVELVSFGERMDALVTVAGCDKNLPGMLMASIRTDLPSVFLYGGSIMPGQHDGRDVTIVQVFEGVGAYAEGDMSGEELDELERHACPGAGSCGGMFTANTMASISEALGMAPLGSASAPAEDQERYEVAERAGELVVECIEEDRRPSDILSRKSFENAIALQTAIGGSTNGVLHLLALAGEADVDLSIEDFDEISRRTPKIADLQPGGNSVMNDLHEVGGVPVVLRRLLEADLLHGDAKTVTGRTLAEEIAVLEARGDLPDDDEIDADFLYTVDEPKEAEGAIKILTGNLAPEGSVLKVTGDDAFHHEGPARVFTNEEDAMEYVQSGEIESGDVIVIHNEGPTGGPGMREMLGVTAAVVGAGHEDDVALLTDGRFSGATRGPMIGHVAPEAAVGGPIGLIEDGDVITVDIPDRDLSVDLSEEELAERREAFEAPEPQYEGGILAKYGRDFASASEGAVTNPRLTRDL; this is translated from the coding sequence ATGAGCGAGCAGCAATCCCGATCCGACGAGGACGCGGCCTCGCGGGGACGCGGCGACGCGGACCGATTCGCGGGCAAGAAAGACGACGACCTCCGGAGCAAAGACGTCACCGAGGGCGCGGAGCGAGCCCCGCACCGCTCGATGTTCCGGGCGATGGGGTTCGACGACGAGGACCTCTCTTCGCCCATCGTCGGCGTCCCGAACCCCGCGGCCGACATCACGCCGTGTAACGTCCACCTCGACGATGTCGCGGAGTCGGCGCTCGACGGTATCGACGCCGCCGGCGGTATGCCGATCGAGTTCGGCACGATCACCATCTCCGACGCCATCTCGATGGGGACGGAGGGGATGAAGGCCTCGCTCATCTCGCGGGAAGTGATAGCCGACAGCGTCGAACTCGTCTCCTTCGGCGAGCGCATGGACGCGTTAGTGACGGTGGCGGGCTGTGACAAGAACCTCCCCGGAATGCTGATGGCGTCGATCCGCACCGACCTTCCCTCCGTGTTCCTCTACGGCGGCTCTATCATGCCCGGTCAGCACGACGGCCGCGACGTGACGATCGTGCAGGTGTTCGAGGGCGTCGGCGCGTACGCCGAAGGCGACATGAGCGGCGAGGAACTCGACGAACTCGAACGCCACGCGTGTCCCGGCGCGGGCTCCTGTGGCGGGATGTTCACGGCGAACACGATGGCGTCCATCTCCGAGGCGCTCGGGATGGCCCCGCTCGGCTCCGCCTCCGCGCCCGCCGAAGATCAGGAACGCTACGAAGTGGCCGAGCGCGCGGGCGAGCTCGTCGTCGAATGCATCGAAGAGGACCGCCGCCCCTCCGACATCCTCTCGCGGAAGTCCTTCGAGAACGCGATCGCCTTACAGACCGCGATCGGCGGCTCGACGAACGGCGTCCTCCACCTGCTCGCGCTCGCGGGCGAGGCCGACGTGGACCTCTCGATCGAGGACTTCGACGAGATCTCGCGGCGCACGCCGAAGATCGCCGACCTCCAGCCCGGCGGCAACAGCGTGATGAACGACCTCCACGAGGTCGGCGGCGTCCCCGTGGTGCTCCGTCGCCTGCTCGAGGCGGACCTGCTCCACGGCGACGCGAAGACCGTCACGGGCCGGACGCTCGCCGAGGAAATCGCGGTGCTCGAAGCGCGCGGTGACCTCCCGGACGACGACGAAATCGACGCGGACTTCCTCTACACGGTCGACGAGCCGAAGGAGGCGGAGGGCGCGATCAAGATCCTCACGGGCAACCTCGCGCCCGAGGGGTCGGTGCTCAAGGTGACCGGCGACGACGCGTTCCACCACGAGGGACCGGCGCGCGTGTTCACGAACGAGGAGGACGCGATGGAATACGTCCAGTCCGGCGAGATCGAGTCCGGCGACGTGATCGTGATCCACAACGAGGGTCCGACCGGCGGCCCCGGGATGCGCGAGATGCTCGGCGTCACCGCCGCCGTCGTCGGCGCGGGCCACGAGGACGACGTGGCCCTGCTGACCGACGGGCGGTTCTCCGGCGCGACCCGCGGCCCGATGATCGGACACGTGGCTCCCGAGGCCGCCGTTGGGGGCCCGATCGGTCTCATCGAGGACGGCGACGTGATCACCGTCGACATCCCGGATCGAGACCTCTCTGTCGACCTCTCAGAGGAGGAGCTGGCCGAGCGCCGCGAGGCGTTCGAGGCCCCCGAGCCGCAGTACGAGGGCGGGATCCTCGCGAAGTACGGTCGCGACTTCGCCTCCGCGTCCGAGGGCGCGGTGACGAACCCGCGGCTCACGCGGGACCTGTAG